The following coding sequences lie in one Mycobacterium sp. 050128 genomic window:
- a CDS encoding glycosyltransferase 87 family protein — translation MSNSQAPVVGSRPGRALVWGLLWLLAAAALGYAAWGLFAHTPYRIDIDIYQMGGQTWLDGRPLYRGDVLFHTPIGLNLPFTYPPLAAIVFCPFAWLHMPAASVAITVLTLVLLIVSTVIVLTRLDVWNTSALVPGPAWLRRWWLAVVVVAPASIWLEPIASNFAFGQINVVLMTLVIADCVPRRTPWPRGLLLGLGMALKLTPAVFLLYFLVRRDFRAALTAMTSFAIWTLVGFILAWADSWEYWTHTVHHTDRIGSAALNTDQNIAGALARIGLSEQLRFLLWVGLCLAVLALTIWAMRRVLQAGETALAVICVALFGLMVSPVSWSHHWVWVLPTLLVTTILGWRRRNIALAAVTLAGVALMYIDWTPIELMPKHHEETANWWRQLLGMGYVWWALAVLVTAGLTVTTRVTARDAQGRTDSGAGRQLLRDVNVAT, via the coding sequence ATGAGTAATTCGCAGGCGCCCGTTGTGGGCAGCCGACCGGGGCGGGCGTTGGTGTGGGGCTTGTTGTGGCTGCTGGCCGCGGCGGCCCTGGGCTATGCGGCCTGGGGCTTGTTCGCGCACACGCCGTACCGCATCGACATCGACATCTATCAAATGGGCGGCCAGACCTGGCTGGACGGGCGTCCGCTGTACCGCGGTGACGTGTTGTTCCACACACCGATCGGGCTGAATCTGCCGTTCACCTACCCCCCGCTGGCCGCGATCGTGTTCTGCCCGTTCGCCTGGCTGCACATGCCGGCGGCCAGCGTTGCGATCACGGTGCTGACCCTGGTGCTGCTGATCGTCTCGACGGTCATCGTGCTGACCCGCCTCGACGTGTGGAACACCTCGGCGCTGGTGCCCGGGCCGGCCTGGCTGCGCCGCTGGTGGCTGGCGGTCGTCGTCGTGGCGCCGGCCTCGATCTGGCTGGAGCCCATCGCCTCGAACTTCGCGTTCGGCCAGATCAACGTCGTGCTGATGACGCTGGTGATCGCCGACTGCGTGCCGCGCCGCACGCCCTGGCCACGGGGGCTACTGCTGGGGCTGGGCATGGCGCTCAAACTCACCCCCGCGGTGTTCCTGCTGTATTTCCTGGTGCGCCGCGACTTCCGCGCCGCACTGACGGCCATGACGTCTTTCGCGATATGGACGCTGGTCGGGTTCATCCTGGCCTGGGCCGACTCGTGGGAGTACTGGACGCACACCGTGCACCACACCGACCGGATCGGCTCCGCGGCGCTGAACACCGACCAGAACATCGCGGGCGCGCTGGCCCGCATCGGGCTTTCCGAGCAGCTGCGTTTCCTGCTCTGGGTGGGCCTGTGCCTGGCCGTGCTGGCCCTGACCATCTGGGCGATGCGACGGGTGTTGCAGGCCGGCGAGACGGCGCTCGCGGTGATCTGCGTGGCCCTGTTCGGACTGATGGTGTCGCCCGTGTCGTGGTCACATCACTGGGTATGGGTGCTGCCGACGCTGCTGGTGACCACGATCCTGGGCTGGCGGCGCCGCAACATCGCGCTGGCCGCCGTGACGCTGGCCGGAGTGGCGCTGATGTACATCGACTGGACACCGATCGAGCTGATGCCCAAGCACCATGAGGAGACCGCCAACTGGTGGCGCCAGCTGCTCGGGATGGGTTACGTGTGGTGGGCGCTGGCCGTGCTCGTCACCGCCGGACTCACGGTCACCACCCGGGTCACGGCTCGGGATGCGCAGGGGCGCACCGATTCCGGCGCCGGCCGTCAGCTGCTGCGCGACGTGAACGTCGCGACCTAG
- a CDS encoding PPE family protein: MDFALLPPEVNSGLMYAGPGAGPLLEAAAGWDALAAQLESTASGYAAQLAGLTGQAWSGPSSLLMSAAATPYVEWLSAAAAQAAQTGAQACAAAAAYEAAFAMTVPPPVIAVNRAQLIALVATNFFGQNTAAIAATEAEYLQMWVQDATAMYGYAADSEIASTLTSFDDPPQTTNPAGPDAQAQAQAQTMAQTTGDATRQVATSNATMHTLSSATTDTVGPVAPDQTVTAPPGSTITLGTNTGMLINSGDITVTGPGTNLITYGSVIMNPGSTIHTLIDCSADGVLIPGGVDFTAGANPVVLTPGSFQEVLVTLVNGSATLPGVAGGQAAIQTLANTATAIAGPAGASITNAFGTVTIASVTPSSSSAVGAAPLGGLAAPGLAGTAAIEPQLNVDGLLEWAQTVAG; the protein is encoded by the coding sequence ATGGACTTTGCGTTGTTGCCTCCGGAGGTGAATTCCGGGCTGATGTATGCCGGTCCGGGGGCGGGGCCTTTGCTGGAGGCGGCGGCGGGTTGGGACGCGCTGGCCGCCCAGCTGGAGTCGACCGCCAGTGGTTATGCGGCGCAGCTGGCGGGATTGACCGGTCAGGCGTGGTCGGGCCCTTCGTCGCTGTTGATGAGCGCGGCGGCCACTCCTTATGTGGAGTGGTTGTCGGCTGCCGCGGCTCAGGCCGCGCAGACCGGGGCCCAGGCCTGCGCGGCGGCGGCGGCGTACGAGGCGGCGTTCGCGATGACGGTGCCGCCTCCGGTGATCGCGGTCAACCGGGCACAGCTGATCGCGCTGGTCGCCACCAATTTCTTCGGGCAGAACACCGCGGCGATCGCGGCGACCGAAGCGGAGTACCTGCAGATGTGGGTTCAGGACGCCACCGCCATGTACGGCTATGCGGCCGACTCCGAAATCGCCAGCACCCTGACCTCGTTTGACGATCCGCCGCAGACCACCAACCCGGCCGGGCCGGATGCACAGGCGCAGGCCCAAGCGCAGACGATGGCGCAGACGACAGGCGACGCGACACGGCAGGTGGCCACGAGCAATGCCACGATGCACACGCTGAGCTCCGCCACCACCGACACCGTCGGGCCTGTTGCTCCGGACCAGACGGTGACGGCCCCGCCGGGCAGCACCATCACCCTCGGTACCAACACGGGCATGTTGATCAACAGTGGCGACATCACAGTCACCGGCCCTGGCACTAACCTCATCACTTACGGCTCGGTAATTATGAACCCCGGCAGCACAATTCACACGCTCATCGATTGCTCCGCGGACGGTGTCCTGATTCCGGGAGGCGTTGACTTCACTGCCGGGGCCAACCCCGTCGTGCTGACTCCCGGGTCCTTCCAGGAGGTCCTGGTCACCCTGGTCAACGGCTCCGCCACCCTGCCCGGTGTCGCCGGGGGGCAGGCCGCCATCCAGACCCTCGCAAACACCGCCACCGCCATCGCCGGCCCCGCGGGTGCGTCCATCACCAACGCGTTCGGCACGGTCACCATCGCCTCCGTCACCCCGAGCTCGTCGAGCGCGGTGGGGGCCGCCCCGTTGGGCGGGCTGGCCGCGCCGGGCCTGGCGGGCACCGCGGCCATTGAGCCGCAGCTCAATGTGGATGGGCTGCTGGAGTGGGCTCAAACGGTTGCCGGCTGA
- a CDS encoding SRPBCC family protein: MAEKTTQTIHIDADPGTVLQVIADIDSYPDWISEYKEAEVQERGADGYPKTVRFVMDAGVIKDTMVMSYQWPADHKSLSWTLVSSSLLRSLEGSYRLAAKDSGTDVTYELSVDLAIPMIGLLKRKAERRLTDTALKDLKKRVEAE, from the coding sequence GTGGCGGAAAAGACGACCCAGACGATTCACATCGACGCAGACCCCGGCACGGTGCTGCAGGTGATCGCCGACATCGATTCGTACCCGGACTGGATCTCGGAGTACAAGGAAGCCGAGGTGCAGGAGCGCGGGGCCGACGGCTACCCGAAGACCGTGCGCTTCGTGATGGACGCCGGCGTCATCAAGGACACCATGGTGATGTCCTACCAATGGCCGGCCGACCACAAGTCGCTGAGCTGGACGTTGGTCTCCAGTTCGCTGCTGCGCTCCCTCGAAGGGTCATATCGGTTGGCGGCCAAGGATTCTGGGACAGATGTCACCTACGAACTCTCGGTCGACCTGGCCATCCCGATGATCGGGTTGCTCAAGCGCAAGGCCGAGCGCAGGCTGACCGACACCGCATTAAAGGATCTGAAGAAACGAGTCGAGGCTGAGTGA
- a CDS encoding ArsA family ATPase, with product MSLFVGKGGVGKSTLAAATAVCDAIEGQRVLVVSTDQAHSLGDVLGIPVPPSGHGEPVRVLADLETGGAAETGSGSLDAMALDTLALLEARWYEVVTALDMRFPDSELSSIAPEELSALPGIQEVLGLHAVGELAASGKWDRVVVDCASTADALRMLTLPATFGLYVERAWPRHRRLSITADDARSAAVVELIERISSSVERLSALLTDGDLVSAHLVLTPERVVAAEAVRTLGSLSLMGVRVEELIINQVLVEDESYEYRNLPEHPAFYWYGERICEQRAVLEELDATIGDVALVMTPHLAGEPIGPKALGGLRDSARLRRGAAPPGPLRPIVDLESGSGLGSIYRMRLTLPQLDPGSLSLGRVDDDLIISAGGLRRRVRLASVLRRCTVLDAHLRGGELTVRFRPDPEVWPR from the coding sequence ATCAGTCTCTTCGTCGGGAAGGGCGGGGTAGGAAAATCCACCCTCGCTGCTGCCACCGCGGTCTGCGACGCGATCGAGGGGCAGCGCGTGCTGGTGGTCTCAACCGACCAAGCGCACTCGCTGGGCGACGTGCTCGGCATCCCCGTCCCGCCGAGCGGACACGGCGAACCGGTTCGGGTGCTTGCCGACCTGGAAACCGGGGGAGCCGCCGAGACGGGCAGTGGATCCCTCGACGCGATGGCGCTCGACACTCTGGCCCTGCTCGAGGCCCGCTGGTACGAGGTGGTCACCGCCCTGGATATGCGGTTCCCCGACTCCGAACTGAGCAGCATTGCCCCCGAAGAACTCTCGGCGTTGCCGGGCATCCAGGAGGTGCTCGGCCTGCATGCGGTCGGCGAGCTCGCGGCGTCGGGAAAATGGGATCGCGTCGTCGTCGACTGCGCCTCGACCGCGGACGCGCTGCGCATGCTGACCCTGCCCGCCACGTTCGGGCTCTACGTCGAGCGCGCCTGGCCGCGCCACCGCCGGCTGTCCATCACCGCCGACGACGCCCGCTCGGCCGCGGTGGTGGAGCTGATCGAACGCATCAGCTCCAGCGTCGAGCGGCTCAGCGCGCTGCTCACCGACGGGGATCTGGTCAGCGCGCACCTGGTGCTGACTCCCGAGCGCGTGGTGGCCGCCGAGGCGGTCCGGACGCTGGGCTCGTTGTCGCTGATGGGGGTCCGTGTCGAGGAGCTGATCATCAACCAGGTTCTGGTCGAGGACGAGTCCTACGAGTACCGCAACCTGCCCGAGCACCCGGCGTTCTACTGGTACGGCGAGCGCATCTGTGAGCAGCGTGCGGTACTCGAGGAGCTCGATGCCACCATCGGTGATGTGGCGCTCGTGATGACCCCGCACTTAGCGGGTGAGCCGATTGGCCCCAAAGCGCTGGGCGGATTGCGCGACAGCGCCCGGCTGCGGCGTGGAGCCGCCCCACCAGGACCGTTGCGACCTATTGTGGATCTTGAATCGGGGTCGGGACTTGGGTCGATCTACCGTATGCGGCTAACGTTGCCCCAGCTCGACCCCGGATCGCTCTCGCTGGGCCGGGTGGACGACGACCTGATCATCAGCGCCGGCGGCTTGCGGCGCAGGGTTCGGTTGGCGTCGGTGCTACGGCGGTGCACGGTGCTCGACGCGCATCTGCGAGGCGGTGAGCTGACAGTTCGTTTTCGACCAGATCCGGAGGTGTGGCCTAGGTGA
- a CDS encoding FAD-dependent oxidoreductase → MGSTTHRVDSPNRLGEHAVVLGAGMAGLLAARVLSEFYDSVSVVERDRLPDYPCHRRGIPQGRHAHNFYSRGLQVLDELFPGLLDDLARAGAVLVDDGDLSHFYVRLGRYQLKSAGRFADPAALTLHMASRPFMEFQLRRRVKALPNVTFLDGHDVSELLTTGDIVNGVRIIRRYNGLLTTLDADLVVDAMGRAARTPAFLERLGFERPTEHRMAARYSYASQQLSMPTGSIAQRLVMFNPGDDRPGGLLLANEHDTWMLAIGQPAETGEPPTDYDAMLALAAPFLPADLVEGLRQAHPIGEAVTYQHTAAVWRRYDQISRFPSGLVVLGDALCAPDPTYGQGMTIAALEALTLRDCLLAGDDALAHRYFGATARYIGEMWAANRARSRVTSPVRDRSSRRARLQGWVTRAALNAAAHDVVLTERFFRVSNFIDPPSRLQDPALLPRIFWGNLRARVSRTPSPPEPSSRAGTATERQREKTAATR, encoded by the coding sequence ATGGGTTCGACAACGCATCGCGTCGACTCGCCGAACCGGCTCGGCGAGCACGCAGTCGTACTGGGTGCCGGAATGGCGGGTTTGCTTGCCGCCCGCGTGCTTTCAGAGTTCTACGATTCGGTCAGCGTGGTCGAACGGGACAGGTTGCCCGACTATCCGTGTCATCGCCGGGGCATCCCCCAAGGGCGGCATGCGCACAACTTCTACAGCCGCGGCCTGCAGGTACTGGATGAGCTGTTTCCCGGACTGCTGGACGACCTGGCCCGGGCCGGGGCGGTCCTGGTCGATGACGGTGACCTGTCGCACTTCTACGTGCGCCTCGGGCGTTACCAGCTGAAAAGCGCGGGCAGATTCGCCGATCCGGCCGCGCTGACGCTGCACATGGCGAGCAGGCCGTTTATGGAGTTTCAGCTGCGCCGCCGCGTCAAGGCCCTACCGAACGTGACCTTCCTCGACGGGCACGACGTGTCCGAGCTGCTCACCACCGGCGATATCGTCAACGGTGTTCGCATCATCCGGCGCTACAACGGTTTACTGACAACACTGGACGCCGACCTGGTGGTCGATGCGATGGGGCGGGCGGCGCGTACCCCGGCGTTCTTGGAGAGGCTGGGTTTCGAACGGCCCACCGAGCACCGCATGGCCGCGAGATATAGCTACGCGAGCCAACAGCTGAGCATGCCCACGGGATCGATCGCCCAGCGGCTCGTGATGTTCAACCCAGGCGACGACAGACCAGGAGGCCTGTTGCTGGCCAACGAACATGACACCTGGATGCTGGCGATCGGCCAGCCGGCCGAAACCGGCGAACCGCCAACCGATTACGACGCGATGCTCGCGCTGGCCGCGCCCTTCCTACCCGCGGACTTGGTGGAAGGACTACGCCAGGCGCACCCCATCGGGGAAGCCGTCACATATCAGCACACCGCCGCCGTGTGGCGCCGCTACGACCAAATATCGCGATTCCCATCGGGTTTGGTGGTCCTCGGCGACGCATTGTGCGCCCCCGACCCGACCTACGGCCAGGGCATGACAATCGCCGCGCTGGAAGCGCTGACTCTGCGCGATTGTCTGCTGGCTGGCGATGATGCATTGGCACATCGCTATTTCGGTGCGACGGCGCGCTACATCGGCGAGATGTGGGCGGCAAACAGAGCCAGGTCGCGGGTCACTTCCCCGGTTCGCGACCGGAGTTCCAGGCGGGCGCGGCTGCAAGGCTGGGTGACTCGAGCGGCACTAAACGCCGCCGCCCACGACGTTGTGCTGACCGAACGCTTCTTTCGGGTTTCCAACTTCATCGACCCGCCGTCGCGGCTCCAAGATCCCGCCCTGCTGCCACGCATCTTCTGGGGCAACCTGCGGGCCCGGGTTTCGCGGACACCGTCACCGCCCGAGCCTTCGTCGCGGGCCGGCACCGCCACCGAACGTCAGCGGGAGAAAACGGCGGCGACGCGATAG
- a CDS encoding polyketide cyclase / dehydrase and lipid transport: MHSIQIADQTYVAADGALVGAAIGDRACWRRWWPDLRLQVVEDRAEKGIRWAVTGALTGTMEVWLEPQTGGLDGVVLHYFMHAEPTGVAAHELAKLNLAKMTHRRRVAGKNMAFEVKTTLERSRPVGVSPVV; this comes from the coding sequence ATGCACAGCATCCAGATCGCGGACCAGACGTACGTCGCCGCCGACGGCGCACTGGTCGGCGCCGCGATCGGCGACCGGGCGTGCTGGCGTCGGTGGTGGCCGGATCTGCGGCTGCAGGTCGTCGAGGACCGGGCCGAAAAGGGAATCCGCTGGGCGGTCACCGGGGCGCTGACCGGCACCATGGAGGTGTGGCTGGAGCCTCAGACGGGCGGACTGGACGGGGTGGTGTTGCACTACTTCATGCACGCCGAACCCACCGGCGTGGCGGCCCACGAGCTGGCCAAACTGAACTTGGCGAAGATGACACACCGCCGTCGGGTAGCGGGCAAGAATATGGCTTTCGAGGTCAAGACGACACTGGAACGGTCACGACCGGTCGGTGTTTCTCCGGTAGTTTAA
- a CDS encoding polyadenylate-specific 3'-exoribonuclease AS: MRYFYDTEFIEDGRTIELVSIGVVAEDGREYYAVSTEFDPERAGAWVRANVLPKLPPPASQLWRSRKQIRHDLEEFFGISGGQAAEPIELWAWVAAYDHVALCQLWGTMPGLPKAIPRFTRELRQLWEDRGSPPLPPRHRDVHDALVDARDQMRRFRLIVSGDEAGAEATR, encoded by the coding sequence GTGCGGTACTTCTACGACACCGAATTCATCGAGGACGGCCGCACCATCGAGCTGGTCTCGATCGGGGTAGTCGCCGAAGACGGCCGCGAGTACTACGCCGTGTCCACCGAATTCGATCCCGAGCGCGCCGGGGCCTGGGTGCGCGCCAACGTGCTGCCCAAGCTGCCGCCGCCGGCTTCGCAGCTGTGGCGCTCGCGCAAGCAGATTCGCCACGACCTGGAAGAGTTCTTCGGCATCTCGGGTGGCCAGGCCGCCGAGCCGATCGAGCTGTGGGCCTGGGTGGCCGCCTACGACCACGTCGCGTTGTGCCAACTGTGGGGGACGATGCCGGGACTGCCGAAGGCGATCCCGCGCTTCACCCGGGAGCTGCGCCAGCTTTGGGAAGATCGGGGATCGCCGCCGCTGCCGCCACGACACCGCGACGTCCACGATGCGCTGGTGGATGCCCGCGATCAGATGCGCCGATTCCGACTGATAGTCTCCGGCGACGAAGCGGGTGCGGAAGCGACCCGTTAA
- a CDS encoding lysophospholipid acyltransferase family protein, which produces MAYWLFKYILLGPLLQLLGRPKVEGLQYVPSTGPAILASNHLAVMDSFYLPLVVRRRITFLAKSEYFTGTGIKGWFSRWFFTAVGQVPIDRTNADAAQAALHTAQRLLGEGKLMGMYPEGTRSPDGRLYKGKTGLARLALETGVPVIPVAMIGTDVVNPPGTSMLRFGKVTVRFGKPMDFSRFEGLAGNRFIERAVADEVIYELMGLSGQEYVDVYASTVKNRGSGSNGQGPDDEATRIPETAVG; this is translated from the coding sequence ATGGCGTACTGGCTATTCAAGTACATCCTCCTGGGTCCGCTGCTGCAATTACTTGGCCGGCCGAAAGTCGAAGGCCTGCAATATGTTCCGAGCACGGGCCCGGCGATCCTGGCCAGTAACCACCTCGCGGTGATGGACAGCTTCTATCTGCCGCTGGTGGTGCGGCGGCGCATCACCTTCCTGGCGAAGTCCGAATATTTCACCGGCACCGGAATCAAGGGCTGGTTCAGCCGCTGGTTTTTCACCGCCGTCGGCCAGGTGCCGATCGACCGCACCAACGCCGACGCCGCCCAGGCCGCGCTGCACACCGCTCAGCGGCTGCTGGGTGAGGGCAAGTTGATGGGCATGTACCCGGAAGGCACCCGTTCGCCCGACGGCAGGCTCTACAAGGGCAAGACGGGCCTGGCCAGGCTGGCGCTGGAGACCGGGGTGCCGGTGATTCCGGTCGCGATGATCGGTACCGACGTCGTCAACCCGCCGGGCACCTCGATGCTGCGCTTCGGCAAGGTGACGGTCCGGTTCGGTAAGCCGATGGACTTCTCCCGATTCGAGGGCCTGGCCGGTAACCGGTTCATCGAGCGGGCCGTCGCCGACGAGGTCATCTACGAGCTGATGGGTCTGTCCGGTCAAGAGTACGTCGACGTCTACGCCTCGACCGTCAAGAACCGCGGCAGCGGCTCGAACGGTCAGGGGCCGGACGACGAGGCCACGCGTATCCCCGAGACCGCTGTCGGCTAG
- a CDS encoding class II 3-deoxy-7-phosphoheptulonate synthase translates to MNWTVDIPIDQLPALPPLPADLRTRLDAALAKPAAQQPAWPDEQAAAMRTVLESVPPVTVPSEIARLQDQLAQVAKGEAFLLQGGDCAETFVDNTEPHIRGNVRTLLQMAVVLTYGASLPVVKVARIAGQYAKPRSADIDALGLKSYRGDMINGFAPDGAAREHDPSRLVRAYANASAAMNLMRALTSSGLASLHGVHDWNREFVRTSPAGARYEALAAEIDRALSFMSACGVADRNLQTAEIYASHEALVLDYERAMLRLSESEDGDPQLYDLSAHTVWIGERTRQLDGAHIAFAEVIANPIGVKLGPTMTPELAMEYVERLDPHHKPGRLTLVSRMGNNKVRDLLPPIIEKVQATGHQVIWQCDPMHGNTHESSTGYKTRHFDRIVDEVQGFFEVHRALGTHPGGIHVEITGEDVTECLGGAQDISDHDLGGRYETACDPRLNTQQSLELAFLVAEMLRD, encoded by the coding sequence ATGAACTGGACCGTCGACATACCGATCGACCAGCTGCCTGCACTGCCGCCGCTGCCCGCTGACCTGCGGACCCGGCTGGACGCTGCGCTGGCTAAGCCGGCTGCTCAGCAACCGGCGTGGCCCGACGAGCAGGCCGCGGCGATGCGCACGGTCCTGGAGAGCGTTCCGCCGGTGACGGTGCCGTCCGAAATCGCGCGGCTGCAGGACCAACTCGCCCAGGTCGCCAAGGGCGAGGCATTCCTGCTGCAGGGCGGCGACTGCGCCGAGACGTTCGTCGACAACACCGAGCCGCACATCCGCGGCAACGTCCGCACCCTGCTGCAGATGGCGGTGGTGCTGACCTACGGTGCCAGCCTGCCGGTGGTCAAGGTCGCCCGCATCGCGGGTCAGTACGCCAAGCCCCGCTCGGCCGACATCGACGCGTTGGGCCTGAAGTCCTACCGCGGCGACATGATCAACGGCTTCGCCCCGGATGGCGCTGCGCGCGAGCACGACCCGTCGCGGCTGGTGCGCGCCTACGCCAACGCCAGCGCGGCGATGAACCTGATGCGGGCGCTGACCTCGTCGGGGCTGGCTTCGCTGCACGGGGTGCACGACTGGAACCGGGAGTTCGTCCGGACCTCGCCGGCCGGTGCCCGTTACGAGGCGTTGGCCGCCGAGATCGACCGCGCGCTGAGCTTCATGAGCGCGTGCGGCGTGGCCGACCGCAATCTGCAAACCGCCGAGATCTATGCCAGCCACGAGGCTCTGGTGCTCGACTACGAGCGCGCGATGCTGCGGCTGTCGGAAAGCGAAGACGGCGACCCGCAGCTCTACGACTTGTCGGCGCACACGGTGTGGATCGGGGAGCGGACCCGCCAGCTCGACGGCGCGCACATCGCGTTCGCGGAGGTGATCGCGAACCCGATCGGCGTCAAGCTCGGCCCGACGATGACGCCCGAGCTGGCGATGGAGTACGTCGAGCGCCTCGACCCGCACCACAAGCCGGGCCGGCTCACGCTGGTCAGCCGGATGGGCAACAACAAGGTCCGCGACCTGCTGCCGCCGATCATCGAGAAGGTGCAGGCCACCGGTCACCAGGTGATCTGGCAGTGCGACCCGATGCACGGCAACACCCACGAGTCGTCTACCGGCTACAAGACCCGGCACTTCGACCGCATCGTCGACGAGGTGCAGGGCTTCTTCGAGGTGCACCGTGCGCTGGGCACCCATCCGGGCGGCATCCACGTCGAGATCACCGGCGAGGACGTCACCGAGTGTTTGGGTGGCGCGCAAGACATCTCGGACCACGACCTGGGCGGCCGGTACGAGACGGCATGCGACCCGCGGCTGAACACTCAGCAGTCGTTGGAGCTGGCGTTCCTGGTCGCCGAGATGCTGCGCGACTGA
- a CDS encoding AMP-dependent synthetase/ligase, producing the protein MREYSVPARFSVGEHDNIAAMVFEHERDDPSFVIYQRQIDGVWTDVTCAEAAQQVRSAALGLIALGVEAGDRVSIFSATRYEWTILDLAILSIGAVTVPIYETSSAEQVRWVLKDSEAVVAFAETDAHAATVTELTGELPALRRVLHIDGSGPKALDQLVEAGTSVDPEELTARLAALRPENPATLIYTSGTTGRPKGCQLTHSNLLYETRGAKECLPTLLHEGQRLLIFLPLAHVLARSLTLSAFANKVTCGFTADIKNLLPMLAVFKPTVVVSVPRVFEKVYNTAEQNAANDGKGPIFARAVQTAVDWSEAQDNGGPGLLLRAKHALFDRLVYHKLRAALGGDCHASVSGGAPLGARLGHFYRGVGLTIHEGYGLTETSSAITVNQVGRVKIGTVGTLLPGNSMRIADDGELLVRGGVVFSGYWRNEQATAEAFADGWFKTGDLGALDEDGFLKITGRKKEIIVTAGGKNVAPAVLEDQLRAHPLISQAMVVGDAKPFVGALITIDPEAFDSWKQRNSKGEGPSVGDLATDPDLVAEIDAAVKHANLSVSHAESIRKFRILPVDFTEDTGELTPTLKLKRNVVAEKFASDIEALYQKD; encoded by the coding sequence GTGCGTGAGTACAGCGTCCCTGCCCGCTTCTCCGTCGGCGAGCACGACAACATCGCGGCCATGGTCTTCGAGCACGAGCGCGACGACCCCAGCTTCGTCATCTATCAACGTCAGATCGATGGGGTGTGGACCGACGTCACGTGCGCCGAGGCCGCCCAGCAGGTCCGTTCCGCGGCGTTGGGTCTGATCGCGCTGGGCGTGGAAGCCGGCGACCGGGTGTCGATCTTCTCGGCCACCCGCTACGAGTGGACGATCCTCGACCTGGCCATCCTGTCGATCGGCGCCGTCACCGTCCCGATCTACGAGACCTCGTCGGCCGAGCAGGTGCGCTGGGTGCTCAAGGACTCCGAAGCCGTGGTGGCGTTCGCCGAAACCGACGCGCACGCCGCGACGGTCACCGAGCTCACCGGCGAGCTTCCCGCCCTGCGCCGGGTGCTGCACATCGACGGGTCGGGCCCCAAGGCGCTCGACCAGCTCGTCGAGGCCGGCACGTCGGTCGACCCCGAGGAGCTGACCGCCCGGCTGGCGGCGTTGCGCCCGGAGAATCCCGCAACGCTGATCTATACGTCGGGGACCACCGGACGTCCCAAAGGGTGCCAGCTCACGCATTCCAACCTGCTCTACGAGACCCGGGGTGCCAAGGAGTGCCTGCCGACCCTGCTGCACGAGGGGCAGCGGCTGCTGATCTTCCTGCCCCTGGCCCACGTGCTGGCCCGGTCGCTGACGCTGTCCGCGTTCGCCAACAAGGTGACTTGCGGGTTCACCGCCGACATCAAGAACCTGCTGCCGATGCTCGCGGTGTTCAAGCCGACCGTCGTGGTGTCGGTGCCGCGCGTGTTCGAGAAGGTGTACAACACGGCCGAGCAAAACGCCGCCAATGACGGCAAGGGGCCGATCTTCGCGCGGGCCGTACAAACCGCGGTCGACTGGAGCGAGGCGCAGGACAACGGTGGTCCCGGGCTGCTGCTGCGCGCCAAGCACGCGCTGTTCGATCGGCTGGTCTACCACAAGCTGCGCGCTGCGCTGGGCGGCGACTGCCACGCGTCGGTGTCCGGCGGCGCACCGCTGGGTGCCCGGCTGGGCCACTTCTACCGGGGTGTGGGCCTGACCATCCACGAGGGCTACGGCCTGACCGAGACCAGCTCGGCGATCACGGTGAACCAGGTCGGCAGGGTCAAGATCGGGACCGTCGGAACGTTGTTGCCGGGCAACAGCATGCGCATCGCCGACGACGGCGAGCTGTTGGTGCGCGGCGGCGTGGTGTTCAGCGGCTACTGGCGCAACGAGCAGGCCACCGCCGAGGCGTTCGCCGACGGCTGGTTCAAGACCGGCGACCTCGGCGCGCTCGACGAGGACGGGTTCCTGAAGATCACCGGCCGTAAGAAGGAGATCATCGTCACCGCCGGCGGCAAGAACGTCGCCCCCGCCGTGCTGGAAGACCAACTGCGCGCACACCCGTTGATCAGCCAGGCGATGGTGGTCGGGGACGCCAAACCCTTTGTCGGAGCACTGATCACGATCGACCCGGAGGCCTTCGACAGCTGGAAGCAGCGCAACAGCAAGGGTGAGGGACCCTCGGTCGGCGATCTGGCCACCGATCCCGACCTGGTCGCCGAGATCGACGCCGCGGTCAAGCACGCCAACCTGTCGGTGTCGCATGCCGAGTCGATCCGCAAGTTCCGCATCCTGCCGGTCGACTTCACCGAGGACACCGGCGAGCTGACCCCCACGTTGAAGCTCAAGCGCAATGTGGTGGCCGAGAAGTTCGCCTCCGATATCGAGGCGCTCTACCAGAAGGACTAG